In the genome of Natronorubrum daqingense, the window GCGAGCAGCCCCCACCAGTGATGAGAGATGGTGAACGTGGATTCGCCGCCGCCGAGCCAGAACGTCGCGACGATTGCACTAAACGCCGAGACGATGAGCAGGCCTTCGATCCCGATGTTGATCACGCCGCTCTTCTCCGCGAAGATGCCGCCGAGAGCCGCGAGCGCGATCGGAACGGCGAGTCGGAGCGTCGCGGCCTGCCAGCTCGCTGGAGTCGCCCAGAGGAACACGACGAGTGTGAGGGCGCTGACGGCGAGCACGGCAGCCGGGCGACGGTTGTACCACCCCTTGAGGATCGAGAACGGATTACGCATCGTCCTCACCCCCTTCGACGGGTTCACCGCCGTCCGTCTGGACGGGCTGTACGTCCTCGAAGTCGACGTAGCGGCCGCCGATCATGCGGAAGAACTCCGGCATGGCGACGAACAGGATGATGAGTCCGCTCAGGATTCCTACCAGCTCCGGCGGGACGTCCGTCGCGGTGCTGATCGACTGCGAGCCGCTGTCGAGGAGGCCAAAGAGGAACGCGGAGGCCCCGATACCGAGCGGGCTGTTCCCCGCGAGGATCGAGACGGCGATGCCGTCGAATCCGAGGTCTGGAACGCTCGTGATCCACTCGCCCTGAACCATGAGCACCCACAGCGAGCCCCCGATGCCGCCGAGTGCGCCCGAGAGCGTCATCGCCCCGACGATCATTCGTTTCTCGTCGACGCCGCTGTACGCAGCAGCTTCTGGCTGGACGCCGCTCGTCCGGAGTTCGTAGCCGAAGGCGGTCCGCGAGAGCATCCAGGCGATGCCGATCATACAAACGATTGCGAACGCGAGCGCGAGTAGCGAGAAGTTCCACCGACCGCTGAAGCCGAGAAATGGAACGTTCGGAATTTCGGCGTACGCGGGGATCGATTCCGTCTGCTGGTTCGTGCTTTCCGGGTCCTGAAACTGCCAGGCCAGGAGCGTCGCCGCGACGCCACCGGCGACGAAGTTGAGCATAATCGTCGTGATAACCTCGTTCGCGTCGGCGTACGCCTTGAGCGCCCCCGGAATCGCACCGTAGAGCCCGCCCGCGACCGCGCCGGCGAGGAGGCCGAGGGGAATCAAGACGACGGTCCCGATAAACCCGCTCGGCACGATCACCGACGCGTAGAGGACGGTGACCGCCGTCGCGAGACTCCCCATGATCAGTTGTCCCTGCGTTCCGATGTTGAACAGCCCAGCGCGGAACGCGACCGCGAACGACAACCCGGTGAAGATCAACAGCGTCGTCTGCGCGAGCGTCTCCGCGAGGTTGTAGTTTCGAAGCGCCCAGTCTCCCTCGAGCGGGTGACCGATCGCTCCGAAGAACAGTTCGTAGAAGACTTGCATCGGGTTGTAACAGAACGTAAATCCGGCCACGTTCAGGCCTGCTTGACAGGACGCGTACGCGCCGGAGACGAAAACGAGGACGCCGCCCACGACGATCGCCGCGAGCAGCGAGGCCACGCTGATCGCGATTCGCTCGAGGACCGAGGCGTGGACGAGTCGCCTGAGAAGGCGTTTCAAACGGGTTTTCATCGCTCACCTCTGCGCTCAGAACCGAACTCGGAGACGGGTTCGGCAGTAGTCGATGCCTCGTCGGCGTCGTCTGGATCTTCGCCGGCCATGAGGAGGCCGAGGGTCTCTTCGGTGAGTGACTCTGGATCAGTAACGTCCATAAAGGAACCTTCGTAGATGACCGCCAATCTGTCGGAGAGACTCCGTACTTCGTCGAGATTCGACGAGATGAGCACAATCGCAACGCCCTCTCGACGCAACTCGAGGAGGCGTTCGTGGATGAACTCCGTCGAGCCGATGTCGACGCCGCGAGTCGGGTGGGTCGCGACGACGAGTTCCGGGTCTCGTTCGAACTCCCGGCCGACGATGAACTTCTGTTGA includes:
- a CDS encoding ABC transporter permease, translated to MKTRLKRLLRRLVHASVLERIAISVASLLAAIVVGGVLVFVSGAYASCQAGLNVAGFTFCYNPMQVFYELFFGAIGHPLEGDWALRNYNLAETLAQTTLLIFTGLSFAVAFRAGLFNIGTQGQLIMGSLATAVTVLYASVIVPSGFIGTVVLIPLGLLAGAVAGGLYGAIPGALKAYADANEVITTIMLNFVAGGVAATLLAWQFQDPESTNQQTESIPAYAEIPNVPFLGFSGRWNFSLLALAFAIVCMIGIAWMLSRTAFGYELRTSGVQPEAAAYSGVDEKRMIVGAMTLSGALGGIGGSLWVLMVQGEWITSVPDLGFDGIAVSILAGNSPLGIGASAFLFGLLDSGSQSISTATDVPPELVGILSGLIILFVAMPEFFRMIGGRYVDFEDVQPVQTDGGEPVEGGEDDA